One genomic window of Psychrobacillus sp. INOP01 includes the following:
- the secE gene encoding preprotein translocase subunit SecE, with protein sequence MANVGGFFKNVMTEMRKVSWPRRKELTKYTVIVLATVVAAAVFFAVVDLGISELFRWYLAL encoded by the coding sequence ATGGCTAATGTTGGTGGCTTTTTCAAAAATGTAATGACTGAAATGAGAAAAGTAAGTTGGCCTAGACGAAAAGAGCTTACTAAATACACTGTAATTGTGCTTGCTACTGTTGTAGCAGCGGCTGTATTTTTTGCTGTAGTTGATTTAGGTATCTCTGAATTGTTCCGTTGGTATTTAGCATTATAA
- a CDS encoding NYN domain-containing protein: protein MQILLVDGYNIIGAWSELRKLKEVKLLDARDRLIELMAEYKAYTGVRVIVVFDAHLVPGIENKKKQYNVEVIYTRKNEIADERIEKLTKELSSRRVQIYVATSDLTEQRVIFGQGALRKSARELEIEMLSISSKITKKVKSIQGDKPTSNIPLTAEVAEIFEKWRRGMK, encoded by the coding sequence ATGCAAATTCTACTTGTCGATGGATATAATATCATCGGCGCATGGAGCGAGTTAAGGAAGTTAAAAGAAGTGAAATTACTAGACGCTAGAGACCGCTTGATCGAGCTGATGGCAGAATACAAAGCATATACAGGTGTTCGAGTGATTGTGGTCTTTGATGCGCACTTAGTCCCTGGCATTGAAAATAAAAAGAAACAATACAACGTAGAAGTTATTTATACGAGAAAAAATGAAATTGCAGATGAACGCATTGAAAAGTTAACAAAAGAATTGAGTAGTAGAAGAGTCCAAATATACGTAGCTACATCAGATTTGACCGAGCAACGAGTTATATTTGGACAAGGGGCCTTGCGAAAATCGGCAAGAGAACTAGAAATTGAGATGTTGTCGATTTCCTCCAAAATAACAAAAAAAGTGAAAAGTATTCAGGGTGATAAGCCGACTTCCAATATCCCATTAACAGCAGAAGTTGCAGAAATTTTCGAAAAATGGCGAAGAGGAATGAAATGA
- the rplJ gene encoding 50S ribosomal protein L10, with translation MNKAIETKKVQVQEVAEKFKAAASVVVVDYRGLNVAQVTELRKQLREAGVEFKVYKNSITRRATEIAGVDGINESLVGPNAVAFSNEDVIAPAKIINDFAKKNEQLEIKAGIIEGTVASAEDVKALAELPSREGLLSMLLSVLQAPMRNFALATKAVAEQKEEQGA, from the coding sequence ATGAACAAAGCAATCGAAACGAAAAAAGTGCAAGTTCAAGAAGTTGCTGAAAAGTTTAAAGCTGCTGCTTCCGTAGTAGTTGTTGACTACCGCGGTTTGAACGTTGCGCAAGTAACAGAATTACGTAAACAGCTTCGTGAAGCGGGTGTGGAATTCAAAGTTTACAAAAACTCAATTACACGCCGTGCTACTGAAATTGCTGGAGTTGACGGGATTAACGAAAGCCTTGTTGGTCCAAACGCAGTAGCGTTTTCTAACGAAGACGTAATTGCACCAGCTAAAATCATTAATGATTTTGCTAAAAAGAACGAACAACTTGAGATTAAAGCAGGGATCATCGAAGGAACTGTAGCATCTGCTGAAGATGTGAAAGCATTAGCAGAACTTCCATCACGCGAAGGACTACTTTCTATGCTTCTTTCAGTACTTCAAGCTCCGATGCGCAACTTTGCGCTTGCAACAAAAGCTGTTGCAGAACAAAAAGAAGAGCAAGGTGCATAA
- the sigH gene encoding RNA polymerase sporulation sigma factor SigH, translated as MEKTEQNLQLDSLLDEELVEMVHQGNTEALDFLITKYRSFVRMKGRSYFLIGADKEDILQEGMIGLYKAIRDFKEEKLASFRAFAELCITRQIITAIKTATRQKHIPLNSYVSLDKPIYDEESDRTLMDMIAGSVIDDPEELIINREDFDYMEGKMAEILSELEQQVLALYLDGQSYQEISEELNRHVKSIDNALQRVKRKLERYMEIGSNYA; from the coding sequence TTGGAAAAGACAGAGCAGAATCTACAATTAGATAGTTTACTAGATGAAGAGCTTGTAGAGATGGTTCATCAAGGAAACACTGAAGCGCTAGATTTTTTAATAACAAAATACCGTTCTTTTGTCCGTATGAAGGGAAGATCATACTTTTTAATAGGGGCCGATAAGGAAGACATCCTCCAAGAGGGAATGATCGGATTGTATAAGGCGATTCGGGATTTTAAAGAAGAGAAACTTGCTTCTTTTCGAGCGTTTGCCGAATTATGCATCACTCGACAAATAATAACCGCTATTAAAACTGCTACTCGCCAAAAACATATTCCGCTAAATTCCTATGTATCATTGGACAAACCTATATATGATGAGGAATCCGATCGAACATTGATGGATATGATCGCTGGTTCGGTTATAGATGACCCAGAGGAATTAATCATCAATCGAGAAGACTTTGATTATATGGAAGGTAAAATGGCGGAAATACTGAGTGAGTTAGAACAACAAGTACTCGCCTTATACTTAGATGGTCAATCTTATCAAGAAATCTCTGAAGAATTGAATCGCCATGTGAAATCGATCGACAATGCATTACAACGCGTAAAGCGTAAACTAGAACGTTATATGGAGATTGGTAGTAATTATGCATAA
- the rlmB gene encoding 23S rRNA (guanosine(2251)-2'-O)-methyltransferase RlmB, producing MTEKNDQTEQTGELIAGKNPVVEALRAGRDMNKVWLAEGIQKSGVSEIIQLAKDAGIIVQFVPKKKLDNLTDANHQGIVASVAAYRYAELDDLFELAASKQEDPLFIILDELEDPHNLGSIMRTADAVGAHGIIIPKRRAVGLTAVVAKASTGAIEHIPVYRAGNLAQTVDELKERGVWIAGTDAEKSTDYRNMDATLPLALIIGSEGKGMGRLLKEKCDFLYYLPMVGHVTSLNASVAASVLLYEIWRVRNPLKG from the coding sequence ATGACAGAGAAAAATGATCAAACAGAGCAAACTGGAGAGCTTATAGCAGGAAAAAATCCTGTAGTTGAAGCCCTTCGTGCGGGTAGAGATATGAACAAGGTCTGGCTTGCTGAAGGCATTCAAAAAAGCGGCGTATCTGAAATTATTCAACTAGCCAAAGACGCTGGAATAATCGTACAGTTCGTACCTAAAAAGAAGCTAGATAACTTAACAGATGCGAATCACCAGGGGATAGTCGCATCGGTTGCTGCATACCGTTATGCGGAATTAGACGATTTATTTGAGCTAGCAGCTAGCAAGCAAGAGGATCCTCTTTTTATTATTTTAGATGAACTTGAGGATCCTCATAATCTTGGTTCTATCATGCGAACTGCAGATGCGGTAGGGGCTCATGGAATTATTATTCCGAAAAGAAGAGCAGTTGGTCTGACGGCGGTAGTCGCAAAAGCATCTACGGGAGCAATCGAACATATTCCGGTTTATCGTGCGGGTAACTTAGCACAAACGGTTGATGAGCTTAAAGAACGGGGTGTTTGGATTGCTGGAACGGATGCGGAGAAGTCTACTGATTATCGAAATATGGATGCGACACTTCCACTTGCCCTTATTATTGGTAGTGAAGGAAAAGGAATGGGTCGACTGTTAAAAGAAAAATGTGATTTTCTTTACTATTTGCCAATGGTCGGTCATGTTACAAGTCTTAATGCGTCTGTTGCAGCCTCCGTTTTGTTATATGAAATATGGCGCGTAAGAAATCCGCTAAAAGGATAA
- the rpmG gene encoding 50S ribosomal protein L33 has translation MVKKTVLSCVQCGNRNYTVPASKENVIRIERKKYCAHCNAHTLHKQTL, from the coding sequence ATGGTAAAGAAGACTGTCTTAAGCTGTGTCCAATGTGGCAATCGTAATTACACGGTTCCTGCATCTAAAGAGAATGTAATCCGAATTGAACGTAAAAAATATTGTGCACATTGCAATGCGCATACGCTTCATAAACAAACGTTATGA
- the cysS gene encoding cysteine--tRNA ligase codes for MTIQIFNTLKREKEPFIPLEEGKVKMYVCGPTVYNYIHIGNARPVIVYDTVRKYLQYRGYDVTYVSNFTDVDDKIIRAANELGEEVSELTERFINAYFADVEALGCNRADSHPRVTDHMDQIIEFIKILEEKGYAYESQGDVYYRTRKFDGYGKLSHQSVDDLKVGARIETGEKKEDALDFALWKAAKPGEIFWESPWGQGRPGWHIECSVMAREILGDTIDIHAGGQDLTFPHHENEIAQSEARTGKTFARYWMHNGYINIDNEKMSKSLGNFVLVNDIRQQIDPQVLRLFMLSVHYRNPINYSKELVEQAEAGLDRIRTAYDNLVHRLSTTANLGDHDDIWLQKIADVKVQFETAMDDDFNTANGIAAIFELSKLANTYLQEKQTSEAILKQFISVMDTLTAVLGLTFAKEKEVLDEEIDALIEERNQARKDRNFARADEIRDQLKELNIILEDTAQGIRWKRG; via the coding sequence ATGACAATCCAAATTTTTAATACATTAAAGCGTGAAAAAGAACCGTTTATCCCACTTGAAGAAGGCAAGGTCAAAATGTATGTATGTGGACCAACTGTTTACAATTATATTCATATAGGAAATGCGCGACCTGTAATTGTGTATGATACGGTAAGAAAGTATCTACAATATCGTGGGTATGACGTGACATACGTTTCTAACTTCACAGACGTGGATGACAAAATTATTAGAGCGGCCAACGAACTGGGAGAAGAGGTCTCAGAGCTTACGGAACGTTTTATCAACGCTTATTTTGCAGACGTGGAAGCGCTTGGCTGCAATCGAGCAGATTCACATCCCCGTGTAACGGATCACATGGATCAAATTATTGAATTTATAAAAATATTAGAGGAAAAAGGGTATGCTTACGAATCTCAAGGAGACGTATATTATCGCACGAGAAAATTTGATGGGTATGGCAAGCTTTCTCATCAATCTGTAGACGACTTAAAAGTGGGGGCACGCATTGAAACTGGGGAAAAGAAAGAGGATGCCCTCGATTTTGCACTTTGGAAAGCCGCAAAGCCTGGAGAAATCTTCTGGGAAAGCCCTTGGGGACAAGGGCGTCCCGGATGGCATATTGAATGCTCCGTGATGGCTCGCGAAATACTAGGAGATACTATTGATATTCATGCAGGAGGGCAGGATTTAACTTTCCCTCACCATGAAAATGAAATTGCCCAGTCAGAAGCAAGAACTGGTAAGACATTCGCAAGATATTGGATGCATAATGGGTATATAAATATAGACAATGAAAAAATGTCGAAATCACTCGGAAATTTTGTATTGGTGAATGATATTCGTCAGCAAATTGATCCTCAAGTATTGCGTCTTTTCATGCTGAGTGTTCACTATCGAAACCCAATTAACTATTCAAAAGAATTAGTGGAGCAGGCGGAGGCAGGTTTGGACCGTATAAGAACTGCTTACGATAACTTAGTTCATCGCTTAAGTACGACTGCAAATTTAGGAGACCATGATGATATTTGGTTACAAAAAATTGCGGATGTGAAAGTACAATTTGAAACAGCGATGGATGATGACTTCAATACAGCAAATGGAATCGCAGCTATTTTTGAATTGTCGAAACTTGCGAATACGTATTTACAAGAAAAACAAACCTCTGAAGCTATATTGAAACAATTTATATCTGTAATGGATACATTAACGGCTGTACTAGGACTAACGTTTGCTAAAGAAAAAGAAGTATTGGATGAAGAAATCGATGCATTGATCGAAGAACGCAATCAGGCAAGAAAGGATCGTAACTTTGCCCGTGCCGATGAAATTAGAGATCAATTAAAAGAATTAAACATAATTTTGGAAGATACTGCACAGGGTATCCGATGGAAAAGAGGATAA
- a CDS encoding class I SAM-dependent methyltransferase yields the protein MSDHYYSRKPQTESKPRHWNFTLLGYNFRFETDAGVFSKSEVDFGSRVLIDAFEAPGLEGPILDIGCGYGPIGLSIAKANEGRTVHLVDVNTRAIQLAEKNAAANGIQNVRIYESDGLSAVDTANFAAIITNPPIRAGKETIFRFYYESYEKLVSKGELWVVIQKKQGAPSTFSYLEEIFGQVDVVDKARGYWIIKATKIDLTKSL from the coding sequence GTGTCTGATCATTATTACTCTAGGAAACCTCAAACGGAAAGTAAACCGCGTCATTGGAATTTTACATTGCTGGGGTATAATTTTCGGTTTGAAACAGATGCTGGTGTATTTAGTAAGAGCGAAGTAGATTTTGGCTCCCGTGTATTAATCGATGCCTTTGAAGCACCAGGTCTAGAAGGTCCAATTTTAGATATAGGTTGTGGATATGGGCCGATAGGTCTCTCTATTGCAAAAGCAAATGAGGGAAGAACAGTTCATTTGGTAGATGTTAACACACGTGCAATCCAACTTGCAGAAAAAAATGCTGCTGCTAACGGGATACAAAATGTACGAATCTATGAAAGTGATGGATTGTCAGCGGTTGACACTGCGAACTTTGCGGCTATTATAACTAATCCACCGATTCGCGCTGGGAAAGAAACTATTTTTCGTTTCTATTATGAGTCCTATGAAAAGTTAGTTTCAAAGGGAGAATTGTGGGTTGTAATTCAAAAGAAACAAGGGGCACCATCAACTTTTAGTTACTTAGAAGAGATTTTTGGTCAAGTAGACGTTGTAGATAAAGCTAGAGGTTATTGGATTATTAAAGCTACAAAGATTGACTTGACAAAATCGCTATGA
- the gltX gene encoding glutamate--tRNA ligase, with product MTQEVRVRYAPSPTGFLHIGGARTALFNYLYARHHNGKFIVRIEDTDIERNVEGGELSQLDNLKWLGIDYDESVDIGGPYAPYRQMERLDIYTKHAEEMLEKGHAYKCFCSSEELEAEREVQKEKGIAAPMYNGKCRHLSKEEVQAKEDAGQPYTIRVRVPENVTYTFEDLVRGLVTFESKDVGDWVLVKANGIPTYNYAVVLDDHFMEISHVFRGEEHLSNTPKQLMIFDAFEWAYPKYGHMTLIINENRKKLSKRDESIIQFVTQYKDLGYLPEAMFNFFALLGWSPEGEDEIFTKEELIKNFDVSRLSKSPSMFDKQKLTWMNNQYIKQLPLEKVVELALPHLQKADLLPAELSEDELAWATKLIALYHEQMSFGAEIVELSSLFFDHEIAYTEEATEVLAGEQVPEVMAAFKAQLEGLEAFEAAEIKAAIKAVQKETGHKGKNLFMPIRVVTTGQMHGPELADAISLIGKEKVIARVAKFAKQ from the coding sequence ATGACACAAGAAGTTCGCGTACGCTACGCGCCAAGTCCAACAGGATTTTTACATATTGGAGGAGCACGTACAGCATTATTTAACTATTTATATGCACGTCACCATAATGGTAAATTTATCGTTCGTATTGAAGATACGGATATTGAGCGTAATGTCGAGGGTGGCGAGTTATCACAACTTGACAACTTAAAGTGGTTAGGAATCGACTATGATGAGTCTGTAGATATTGGTGGACCATATGCGCCGTATCGTCAAATGGAGCGTCTAGATATATATACAAAGCACGCAGAAGAAATGTTAGAAAAAGGACATGCCTATAAATGTTTCTGTTCTTCAGAGGAATTAGAAGCAGAACGTGAAGTACAAAAGGAAAAAGGTATTGCAGCTCCTATGTACAATGGTAAATGCCGTCATTTATCTAAAGAAGAAGTACAAGCAAAAGAGGATGCTGGCCAACCATACACGATTCGTGTGCGTGTACCGGAAAATGTAACTTATACATTTGAAGACTTAGTTCGTGGATTAGTAACTTTTGAATCTAAAGACGTTGGTGACTGGGTACTAGTGAAAGCTAACGGGATCCCAACTTATAACTATGCTGTAGTATTAGATGATCACTTTATGGAAATCTCTCATGTATTCCGTGGGGAGGAACATTTATCAAACACCCCAAAACAACTAATGATCTTTGATGCATTCGAATGGGCATATCCGAAGTACGGTCACATGACACTAATCATCAATGAAAACCGTAAAAAGCTTTCAAAACGTGATGAGTCAATTATCCAATTTGTTACACAGTACAAAGATTTAGGGTATTTACCGGAAGCAATGTTTAACTTCTTTGCATTATTAGGCTGGTCTCCTGAAGGAGAAGATGAAATCTTCACCAAAGAGGAATTAATTAAAAACTTTGATGTGTCACGTCTTTCTAAATCACCATCGATGTTCGACAAACAAAAACTTACATGGATGAACAACCAATATATTAAACAGCTGCCACTTGAAAAAGTAGTAGAACTTGCACTACCACATTTACAAAAAGCTGATTTACTTCCAGCTGAATTATCCGAAGACGAACTTGCGTGGGCAACAAAGCTAATTGCTCTTTATCATGAGCAAATGAGCTTTGGGGCTGAAATTGTTGAGTTATCTTCATTATTCTTTGACCACGAAATTGCATATACTGAAGAAGCAACAGAAGTACTAGCTGGGGAGCAGGTTCCTGAGGTTATGGCTGCATTTAAAGCACAGCTAGAGGGCTTAGAAGCATTTGAAGCTGCTGAGATTAAAGCTGCCATTAAAGCAGTGCAAAAAGAAACAGGTCACAAAGGGAAAAACCTTTTCATGCCAATTCGTGTAGTGACAACTGGTCAAATGCATGGTCCAGAACTAGCTGATGCTATCAGTTTAATCGGGAAAGAGAAAGTAATTGCTCGCGTTGCCAAATTTGCAAAACAATAA
- the rplA gene encoding 50S ribosomal protein L1 produces MANKGKKLQEAAKLVEASKLYSAKEAIELAKKTSTVNFDATVEVAFRLGIDTRKNDQQIRGAVVLPNGTGKTQRVLVFAKGEKLKEAEAAGADYVGDTEYINKIQQGWFDFDVIVATPDMMGEVGKIGRVLGPKGLMPNPKTGTVTFDVTKAIEEIKAGKVEYRAEKAGIIHAPIGKVSFEDDKLVENFLAVFDVIQKAKPAASKGVYMKSVNITTTMGPAVKVDTSSIK; encoded by the coding sequence ATGGCTAACAAAGGTAAAAAGTTACAAGAAGCAGCTAAATTAGTAGAAGCTTCAAAATTATACTCAGCTAAAGAAGCTATTGAGCTTGCAAAAAAAACAAGCACAGTTAACTTCGATGCAACTGTAGAAGTTGCTTTCCGTTTAGGAATCGATACTCGTAAAAATGACCAACAAATCCGTGGAGCAGTAGTTCTTCCAAACGGAACTGGTAAAACTCAACGCGTATTAGTATTCGCTAAAGGTGAAAAGTTAAAAGAAGCAGAAGCTGCTGGTGCAGATTATGTAGGCGATACTGAATATATTAACAAAATCCAACAAGGATGGTTTGACTTCGATGTAATCGTTGCGACACCTGATATGATGGGTGAAGTTGGTAAAATCGGTCGTGTACTTGGACCAAAAGGTTTAATGCCAAACCCTAAAACTGGTACAGTTACATTTGATGTGACAAAAGCTATCGAAGAGATTAAAGCTGGTAAAGTAGAATACCGTGCTGAAAAAGCAGGGATCATTCACGCTCCAATCGGTAAAGTTTCTTTTGAAGACGATAAATTAGTAGAAAACTTCTTAGCTGTATTTGATGTAATTCAAAAAGCTAAGCCAGCAGCATCTAAAGGTGTTTACATGAAGTCTGTGAATATCACGACTACTATGGGACCAGCTGTAAAAGTTGATACTTCATCAATTAAATAA
- the cysE gene encoding serine O-acetyltransferase has protein sequence MFERMKEDIAVVFEQDPAANSKLEVVLTYAGLHAIWSHRIAHALFKKKFFFLARAISQVSRFFTGIEIHPGATIGRRFFIDHGSGVVIGETCEIGDDCTIYQGVTLGGTGKEKGKRHPTLRNNVLIATGAKVLGSITIGENSKVGAGSVVLKDVPTNSTVVGIPGVVVIQDGIKVKRNLDHQDLPDPFADRCKQMEAKIEELHKEIDHLTKEKERNWS, from the coding sequence GTGTTCGAACGAATGAAAGAAGATATTGCAGTAGTATTTGAACAAGATCCAGCAGCAAATAGCAAGCTAGAGGTGGTATTAACATACGCAGGTCTACATGCAATTTGGAGTCATCGTATTGCACATGCATTATTTAAAAAGAAATTCTTTTTCTTAGCACGTGCCATTTCACAAGTTAGTAGATTTTTTACAGGTATCGAAATTCACCCTGGGGCGACAATTGGGCGACGCTTTTTTATCGATCATGGCTCTGGCGTAGTCATTGGAGAAACCTGTGAAATCGGAGATGATTGTACAATCTACCAAGGTGTCACACTAGGTGGTACCGGGAAAGAAAAAGGGAAGAGACATCCCACTCTTCGCAATAATGTGCTAATCGCTACAGGAGCAAAAGTATTAGGATCGATTACAATTGGAGAAAATAGTAAAGTCGGAGCAGGGTCTGTTGTATTAAAAGATGTACCTACTAATTCAACTGTTGTTGGTATTCCGGGTGTAGTCGTAATTCAAGACGGTATAAAAGTGAAGCGAAATCTCGATCATCAGGACCTGCCTGATCCGTTTGCTGATCGATGTAAACAAATGGAAGCTAAAATAGAAGAGCTTCATAAAGAAATCGACCATTTAACGAAAGAAAAGGAGAGAAATTGGTCATGA
- the rplL gene encoding 50S ribosomal protein L7/L12 — protein MNNEQILEAIKSMTVLELNDLVKAIEEEFGVTAAAPMAMAAGGGAAAEEEKTDFDVILASAGDQKIKVIKVVREITGLGLKEAKEVVDNAPKALKEGVSKDEAEAFKAQLEEVGAGVEIK, from the coding sequence ATGAATAACGAACAAATCTTAGAAGCTATCAAATCAATGACAGTTCTTGAATTAAACGACTTAGTAAAAGCAATTGAAGAAGAATTCGGTGTTACTGCTGCTGCTCCAATGGCAATGGCTGCTGGTGGCGGAGCTGCTGCTGAAGAAGAAAAAACTGATTTTGATGTAATCCTTGCATCTGCTGGAGATCAAAAAATCAAAGTAATCAAAGTGGTTCGTGAAATCACTGGTCTTGGATTAAAAGAAGCTAAAGAAGTAGTTGATAACGCTCCTAAAGCACTTAAAGAAGGCGTTTCTAAAGACGAAGCAGAAGCTTTCAAAGCGCAACTTGAAGAAGTTGGCGCAGGCGTAGAAATCAAGTAA
- the nusG gene encoding transcription termination/antitermination protein NusG, producing the protein MEKNWYVVHTYSGYENKVKANLEKRVETMGMSDKIFRVYIPEQEETDFKDGKKRVVVRKTFPGYVFVELIMTDDAWYVVRNTPGVTGFLGSSGGGTKPTPLAPEEVQSMLKQMGDADRVVEVDFTIGELVEVLEGPFAHFQGKVEVIDLDKGKVTVSVDMFGRETNMELDFEQVIKI; encoded by the coding sequence ATGGAAAAAAATTGGTATGTTGTTCATACGTACTCTGGGTATGAAAACAAAGTAAAAGCAAACTTAGAAAAACGAGTAGAAACAATGGGGATGTCGGATAAAATATTCCGTGTATATATCCCTGAACAAGAGGAAACAGATTTTAAAGACGGTAAAAAACGTGTCGTTGTTAGAAAAACATTTCCTGGATATGTTTTTGTAGAACTTATCATGACAGATGATGCTTGGTATGTAGTGAGAAATACACCGGGTGTAACTGGATTCCTTGGTTCTTCAGGTGGCGGAACAAAACCAACACCTTTAGCTCCAGAAGAAGTGCAATCTATGCTGAAACAAATGGGCGATGCTGATCGTGTGGTAGAGGTAGACTTTACGATTGGTGAGTTAGTCGAAGTATTAGAAGGACCGTTTGCGCACTTCCAAGGTAAAGTAGAAGTGATTGATTTAGATAAAGGCAAAGTAACTGTTTCTGTTGATATGTTTGGTCGAGAAACCAATATGGAACTTGATTTCGAACAAGTTATTAAAATATAA
- the ispF gene encoding 2-C-methyl-D-erythritol 2,4-cyclodiphosphate synthase: protein MMRIGQGFDVHEFADNRPLIIGGIEIPYERGLIGHSDADVLLHTITDAALGAIGEGDIGRHFPDTDPDFKDADSAKLLEHIWNLVDARGYKLGNIDCTVIAQKPKMAPYIETIRKRVAELLQADVSQVNVKATTTEKLGFTGREEGIASMATILLLKKD from the coding sequence ATGATGCGAATTGGACAAGGGTTCGATGTACATGAATTTGCGGATAATCGTCCGTTAATAATAGGAGGGATCGAGATCCCTTACGAACGAGGGCTAATCGGCCACTCAGATGCAGATGTACTGCTACATACAATTACAGATGCAGCTTTAGGTGCGATTGGAGAAGGGGATATTGGCAGGCATTTCCCAGATACAGACCCAGATTTTAAAGATGCAGATTCAGCAAAGCTACTAGAGCATATTTGGAACCTAGTAGATGCTCGTGGATATAAGTTAGGAAATATCGATTGTACAGTTATTGCACAAAAGCCGAAAATGGCACCATATATCGAAACAATTCGTAAGCGTGTAGCTGAGTTACTTCAAGCGGATGTATCGCAGGTAAATGTGAAAGCTACCACAACGGAAAAACTTGGATTTACAGGCCGTGAAGAAGGAATAGCGTCAATGGCGACAATATTGCTTCTTAAGAAAGACTAA
- a CDS encoding Mini-ribonuclease 3 — MENLKLSDVKQLNSLALAYMGDAVFEQVVREHLIRSGRVRPNILHKEATNYVSAKAQATIVKEMLDKEFLTEDEQAVLRRGRNAKSGSVPKNTDVITYHHSTAFEAVVGSLYLSGQMERLQEVLHFSINFIDEQKGAKK; from the coding sequence GTGGAGAACTTAAAACTATCAGATGTAAAACAACTAAATTCTTTGGCACTTGCCTATATGGGTGATGCTGTTTTCGAACAAGTCGTTCGGGAACACCTCATCCGCTCTGGGCGAGTTCGACCAAATATTTTACACAAAGAAGCCACTAACTATGTATCCGCGAAAGCACAAGCGACGATTGTAAAGGAAATGTTAGATAAGGAGTTTTTAACAGAAGATGAACAAGCAGTTCTTCGAAGAGGGCGTAATGCAAAGTCAGGATCAGTCCCAAAAAATACAGATGTTATTACTTATCATCATAGTACAGCGTTTGAAGCGGTCGTTGGGAGTCTATACTTGAGTGGACAAATGGAGCGTTTGCAAGAAGTGTTACATTTTTCGATTAACTTTATCGATGAACAGAAAGGTGCGAAAAAGTAA
- the rplK gene encoding 50S ribosomal protein L11 — protein sequence MAKKVIKVVKLQIPAGKANPAPPVGPALGQAGVNIMGFCKEFNARTADQAGLIIPVEISVFEDRSFTFITKTPPAAVLLKVAAGIQSGSGEPNRVKVATVKREKVREIAEQKMPDLNAASVEAAMLMVEGTARSMGITIED from the coding sequence GTGGCTAAAAAAGTGATTAAAGTTGTTAAATTACAAATTCCTGCTGGTAAAGCAAATCCAGCACCGCCGGTTGGTCCAGCATTGGGTCAAGCAGGTGTTAACATCATGGGATTCTGTAAGGAGTTCAACGCACGTACTGCTGATCAAGCAGGTCTAATCATTCCGGTTGAAATTTCTGTATTTGAAGATCGTTCATTTACTTTCATTACAAAAACTCCGCCGGCAGCAGTGTTACTTAAAGTAGCAGCAGGTATTCAATCTGGATCAGGTGAACCGAACCGCGTAAAAGTGGCGACAGTGAAACGTGAAAAAGTTCGCGAAATCGCAGAACAAAAAATGCCAGATTTAAACGCAGCATCTGTTGAAGCAGCTATGTTAATGGTTGAAGGTACTGCACGCAGCATGGGTATTACGATCGAAGACTAA